A genomic region of Candidatus Cloacimonadota bacterium contains the following coding sequences:
- a CDS encoding HAD family phosphatase — MTIKAIIFDLDGTLIDSMGLWRQVDEEFLTSRGVAVPEDLFDNLPQGNSFIQTAQYFRDRFGLGESVEEIMQIWTNLVAEHYSNSIQLKAGAKQLLELLSQAHIQIGLATSNSYELARKALTFNGVWQHFACVSSGDMELRGKPFPDIFLNCARLLKLESSQCVAIEDTLSGVQAAQAAGMHTLAIYDEDSIRHHEQIRTVADAFCQNYKEVLQEIRKLRVEI, encoded by the coding sequence ATGACGATAAAAGCAATAATATTCGATCTTGATGGCACTCTAATAGACTCAATGGGTTTATGGCGCCAGGTGGATGAGGAATTTCTTACATCCCGTGGAGTAGCTGTACCCGAAGACCTATTTGATAATCTTCCCCAAGGCAACAGTTTTATTCAAACCGCACAGTATTTTAGGGATCGCTTTGGCCTTGGCGAATCCGTAGAAGAGATAATGCAAATATGGACAAATCTGGTAGCAGAGCATTATAGTAATTCTATTCAACTAAAAGCCGGAGCAAAGCAGCTATTGGAATTGTTGTCGCAAGCCCATATACAGATAGGTCTTGCCACTAGTAATTCGTATGAGTTGGCACGGAAGGCACTCACTTTTAATGGTGTTTGGCAACATTTTGCTTGTGTCTCCAGTGGAGATATGGAGCTTAGGGGCAAGCCATTTCCCGATATATTTCTCAATTGCGCCCGCTTGCTTAAGCTAGAATCATCTCAGTGTGTTGCCATCGAAGATACTCTTAGCGGTGTACAGGCTGCCCAAGCTGCTGGAATGCATACTTTGGCCATTTATGATGAAGACAGCATTCGCCATCACGAACAGATTAGAACGGTAGCAGATGCGTTTTGCCAAAATTACAAAGAAGTATTACAAGAAATTCGAAAACTGAGAGTAGAGATATGA
- a CDS encoding DEAD/DEAH box helicase: protein MTKFTDMTLPEPILRAAHNLGFENPTPIQEIVIPWLMDSNSDLIAVAQTGTGKTAAFGFPLLSATDIEKSEVQSIILCPTRELCLQITKDLESYAKYMTRIRIAAIYGGASIMRQKDALRTGIHIVVGTPGRVNDMIRQGALKLEHVSRLVLDEADEMLNMGFKEELTQIMSHIPAERQTMLFSATMPKEVEKLASAFMQDPHRLSVGNEHKGAENILHYYYKVQARDKYLALKRIADMSPNIYGIVFCKTRKETQEIADKLQHDGYNADALHGDLSQGQRELVMSRFRSRFVPLLIATDVAARGLDVDDLTHIINFQVPLDPDIYIHRSGRTGRAGKSGVSITIMHNKEISALRAVEKRLGHPIVWQKVPGGREICEKQLFHFIDGVERVEINQDEMESFMGNVFKKLSWMTREELIKRFVAVEFNRFLNYYKDIPDLDNLQKNSAKEIKDKRGFVFSTFRLSIGYSAGLSKRELMKYINSLRIGRGIEIGRIDIFGDYSLIDLDSRYETDMLKAIERTSYKTHNVHASIAPRHRQNSDQAAVNAPKLRSNNAKKNLGAERSGKKRSFSKSRNQSTDKPAKPRRSR from the coding sequence TTGACTAAATTCACTGACATGACCCTTCCCGAGCCCATCTTAAGGGCGGCTCACAATCTTGGTTTTGAAAACCCTACTCCCATACAAGAAATTGTAATCCCATGGCTTATGGATAGTAACAGCGATTTAATTGCTGTGGCTCAAACTGGAACCGGAAAAACCGCTGCTTTTGGATTTCCACTCTTAAGTGCTACAGATATAGAAAAAAGCGAAGTACAGAGCATTATTTTGTGTCCTACTCGCGAGCTATGCCTTCAGATCACCAAAGATCTGGAATCTTACGCCAAATATATGACTAGAATTCGCATTGCTGCAATTTATGGAGGGGCTTCCATCATGCGCCAAAAAGACGCCCTTAGAACTGGTATTCACATTGTGGTAGGCACTCCCGGCAGAGTGAACGATATGATTCGTCAAGGAGCGTTGAAGTTGGAACATGTCTCTCGGCTAGTTCTGGACGAAGCGGATGAGATGCTGAATATGGGCTTCAAAGAAGAGCTTACTCAGATTATGAGCCACATACCGGCAGAGCGGCAAACCATGCTTTTTTCTGCCACAATGCCCAAAGAAGTGGAAAAACTCGCTTCTGCTTTTATGCAAGATCCCCATCGTTTGAGTGTGGGTAACGAACACAAGGGTGCAGAAAATATCCTACACTATTATTACAAGGTTCAAGCCAGAGATAAATATTTGGCACTTAAAAGAATAGCGGATATGAGTCCTAATATATATGGCATAGTGTTTTGTAAAACGCGTAAAGAGACACAGGAGATTGCCGATAAACTTCAACATGATGGATATAATGCCGATGCTTTGCATGGTGATCTTTCTCAAGGTCAGCGTGAATTGGTGATGAGCCGTTTTCGCAGCCGATTTGTTCCCTTACTAATAGCTACAGATGTTGCAGCCAGGGGCTTAGACGTTGATGATCTTACTCATATCATCAATTTTCAAGTTCCTCTAGATCCCGATATTTATATCCATCGCTCTGGCAGAACAGGACGAGCAGGTAAAAGCGGAGTATCAATAACTATCATGCACAACAAAGAGATTAGTGCCTTGAGAGCTGTAGAAAAACGTTTGGGACACCCCATAGTATGGCAAAAAGTGCCAGGGGGACGCGAGATCTGCGAAAAACAGCTGTTTCATTTCATAGATGGCGTGGAACGGGTTGAGATTAACCAGGATGAGATGGAATCCTTCATGGGCAACGTCTTTAAAAAGCTTAGCTGGATGACCCGGGAGGAACTGATTAAAAGATTTGTGGCAGTAGAGTTTAACCGCTTCCTGAACTATTATAAGGATATTCCGGATTTAGACAACCTGCAAAAGAACTCCGCCAAAGAAATAAAAGATAAACGTGGATTTGTATTTAGTACATTTCGCTTAAGTATTGGCTATAGCGCAGGCCTTAGCAAACGTGAGTTAATGAAATACATCAACAGCTTGCGTATAGGCAGAGGCATCGAGATTGGCAGGATAGATATTTTTGGCGATTACAGCTTGATAGATTTGGATTCTCGCTACGAAACAGATATGCTAAAAGCAATAGAACGAACAAGCTACAAAACTCATAATGTTCATGCGAGTATAGCTCCCCGTCATAGACAGAATTCCGATCAAGCAGCCGTAAATGCGCCCAAATTACGTAGTAATAACGCCAAGAAAAATCTCGGGGCAGAACGATCCGGCAAAAAGAGAAGCTTTTCAAAAAGTAGAAATCAATCCACAGATAAGCCTGCAAAACCCCGTAGAAGCCGATAA